From one Microbacter margulisiae genomic stretch:
- a CDS encoding hybrid sensor histidine kinase/response regulator: MGNNIRKLFLLVFVVFYNLQVNGQSSYVFHHLQTDDGLSNSHVNAILKDSYGFLWIGTESGLDRYDGYGFKVYTNRPNTPNSLLTNDIIGLSEDGLGNIWIDVGFGYMVYDRDKDCFVTDIPKFLQKLSISVGNSYKIYVDRNHDLWVLSDQKVFYFDTRKKTLKVFRVKLPESDITTLNLSDDGESLYVISKGGSLWQLDKTGKITWIKLPDFVKKKIENSYNRIYVDSYNGLWIFSDKSDLLYYRENSIQQWRKVILRSTINTQNDVVQSILDDENGHVWICTDHKGVFLYDRNKKTLTNIRHDPDLYTSIASDNVDCIYRDNNGTIWLGHNKTGISYFNESFQNIINVQLHECRNINAILEDKKGNIWIGTDGEGLFVKDKISNSIQKLPMPNFAIVSLLEDSKGRVWIGTYQHGLFCYENGKLTQLSASNSSLANNNIWNLQEDCNSTLWVGSLNGRIQCLNPDNRAFDFLKSPDGEIDNPLDMYYDGGDKLYVGTTYGLYVKNIITGKQKVYLGNNRGTQKFKQPFISNVYKDREGNLWLGHAQGITVWDLKKDTLYYIDKASGLCDNIIHGIVQDNYGNILVTTSNGLSILSETRDKYGNLNFTCRNYSTKDGLKNNYFNSHSICKLRNGDILLGGADGYTLVNSNKMSEKNQPLAKITFTELKIEGHVIQVDSLYNGHKLLKRSLEQTTALTFRYDDKLIALYFTTGDLLNADRVEYVYKLEGFNNQWMSTQENKIEFSSLPPGNYRLLMKACNSDGTWNEIPTVLNIKVTPPFYWSWWSIALYILMFSVLVIYIIQRAKKHHRTKLEQQRIRLEHEQKISLNEMKLRFFTNISHDLRTPLTLIMTPIQMLLNEVSDERLHKKLYTMNKNAEQLLQLINSLLDFRKLDVGAETLHLKNGDIVNLINEIYSSFQVYAADRQITFTLVKEMESLSMQFDSDKVQKILINLLSNAFKYTPDGGNIIVSMHRQQDNISVSVSDTGSGISDAEKQHIFERFFQVPDRQEKTGSGIGLHIVNEYVRMHGGVVSVVDNVPVGSVFTFTLPFIEADASDGEPIPNQIPEEEVPDQPESPKIPTKATILFVDDNRDLCDFMSDSLSDEYVVLTAHNGQEAMEQLNAYDVNIVVSDVMMPNMSGTELCKLIKTNILWSHIPVILLTARTAEESQIEGLELGADDYITKPFNLNILKLRVRKFIEWTEKCHIAFSEKVDISPSEITITSLDQQLIEKAIKVVEENMSDTEFSVETLGYAVGMSRSHLYKKLMNITGKGPAEFIRTVRLKRGRQLLEKSQLQIAEIAYAVGFNSPKIFTKNFRMEFGISPSEYLRSLKNPRQND, translated from the coding sequence ATGGGAAATAATATACGCAAGTTATTCCTTCTTGTCTTTGTTGTGTTTTATAATCTGCAGGTTAACGGGCAGTCTTCCTATGTATTCCATCATTTACAAACAGATGATGGGCTCTCTAATAGTCATGTAAATGCAATATTAAAGGATAGTTATGGGTTCCTGTGGATAGGTACTGAATCTGGACTGGACAGGTATGATGGCTATGGATTCAAAGTGTATACCAATCGTCCTAATACACCAAATTCACTTTTAACAAATGATATTATAGGATTAAGTGAAGACGGTCTTGGAAATATCTGGATAGATGTTGGATTTGGTTATATGGTGTACGATCGTGATAAAGACTGTTTTGTTACTGATATCCCCAAATTTTTACAGAAGTTATCTATTTCGGTAGGTAACAGTTATAAAATATATGTTGACAGAAATCACGATTTGTGGGTGTTGAGTGATCAAAAAGTGTTTTACTTTGACACACGAAAAAAAACGCTGAAAGTATTTCGGGTAAAACTCCCAGAATCTGACATTACTACTTTGAATTTAAGTGATGATGGAGAAAGCCTTTATGTAATCAGTAAAGGCGGATCATTGTGGCAGTTGGATAAAACCGGTAAAATAACATGGATTAAATTGCCTGATTTTGTCAAAAAAAAAATAGAAAATAGCTACAACAGGATTTATGTGGATAGTTATAACGGATTATGGATCTTTTCAGATAAATCCGATTTGCTTTATTATCGAGAAAATTCAATTCAACAATGGAGGAAAGTGATTTTAAGGTCAACCATAAACACCCAAAATGATGTTGTGCAAAGTATTCTTGACGACGAAAATGGCCATGTTTGGATTTGTACTGACCACAAAGGGGTGTTTTTATATGATAGAAACAAAAAAACCTTAACTAATATTCGACACGATCCTGATCTATATACATCCATTGCCTCTGATAATGTAGATTGTATTTATCGGGATAATAACGGGACAATCTGGTTGGGACATAACAAGACGGGAATCTCTTACTTTAATGAGAGTTTTCAGAATATTATTAATGTACAACTCCATGAATGTAGAAACATTAATGCTATTTTAGAAGATAAAAAAGGGAATATATGGATTGGCACAGATGGAGAGGGGCTATTTGTTAAGGACAAAATATCTAATTCAATTCAGAAACTTCCGATGCCTAACTTTGCCATAGTCTCTTTGCTTGAAGACAGCAAAGGCAGGGTGTGGATCGGTACTTATCAACATGGTCTGTTTTGTTATGAGAATGGAAAACTTACCCAACTGAGTGCTAGTAATAGCAGTTTAGCAAATAACAATATCTGGAATTTACAAGAAGATTGTAATAGTACTTTGTGGGTAGGTTCCTTAAATGGGCGAATTCAATGCCTGAATCCTGATAATAGGGCTTTTGACTTTCTGAAGAGTCCTGACGGAGAAATCGACAATCCACTGGATATGTATTATGACGGCGGAGATAAATTATATGTTGGGACTACTTATGGCCTCTATGTGAAAAATATCATTACCGGCAAACAAAAAGTGTATTTGGGGAATAATCGAGGTACACAAAAATTCAAACAACCATTTATCTCAAATGTATATAAAGATCGAGAAGGAAACTTATGGCTTGGACATGCACAAGGCATAACCGTGTGGGATTTGAAGAAAGACACTCTATACTATATTGATAAAGCGAGTGGATTGTGTGATAATATCATTCATGGCATTGTTCAGGATAATTACGGGAATATTCTGGTAACAACAAGTAACGGACTATCAATCCTTTCTGAAACAAGAGATAAGTATGGTAATCTAAATTTTACTTGCAGAAATTACTCTACTAAAGATGGACTGAAAAATAACTATTTCAATAGCCATTCAATTTGCAAACTACGTAACGGAGATATTTTGTTGGGAGGAGCAGATGGGTACACCCTTGTCAATTCAAATAAAATGTCAGAAAAGAATCAGCCGCTTGCCAAAATAACTTTTACGGAATTAAAAATAGAAGGTCATGTTATTCAGGTAGATTCCCTCTATAACGGACACAAGCTGTTGAAACGTTCATTGGAACAAACCACAGCGCTCACATTCAGATATGATGATAAGCTGATTGCATTGTATTTTACTACGGGAGATTTGCTTAATGCAGACAGAGTAGAATATGTTTACAAGTTGGAAGGGTTCAATAATCAGTGGATGTCAACGCAAGAAAACAAAATTGAATTCTCATCGCTTCCTCCCGGTAATTATCGCCTTTTAATGAAAGCGTGTAACAGTGACGGTACCTGGAATGAAATTCCAACTGTTTTAAATATCAAAGTTACACCGCCATTCTATTGGTCATGGTGGAGCATTGCTTTATATATTCTCATGTTCAGTGTACTTGTCATATATATTATCCAGCGTGCTAAGAAGCATCACCGAACAAAACTGGAACAGCAACGTATACGACTGGAACATGAGCAGAAAATTAGTCTTAATGAGATGAAATTGCGTTTTTTTACCAATATCAGTCACGATTTACGTACTCCTCTTACACTTATAATGACTCCAATCCAGATGTTGCTAAATGAAGTTTCGGATGAAAGACTTCATAAAAAACTTTATACAATGAACAAGAACGCAGAGCAGTTATTACAACTCATAAATTCTCTGTTGGATTTCCGGAAATTAGATGTTGGAGCCGAAACATTACATCTCAAGAACGGTGACATAGTGAATCTTATCAATGAGATATATTCTTCATTTCAGGTTTATGCCGCTGACCGACAAATAACCTTCACTTTGGTAAAAGAAATGGAAAGTTTATCTATGCAATTCGATTCAGATAAAGTCCAAAAAATTTTAATTAATCTCCTTTCCAATGCCTTTAAATATACTCCGGACGGAGGAAATATCATTGTCAGTATGCATCGGCAGCAAGATAATATCAGTGTTAGTGTCTCTGATACAGGTTCTGGCATCAGTGACGCAGAAAAACAACATATTTTTGAACGCTTTTTCCAGGTTCCAGACAGACAAGAAAAAACAGGTAGTGGAATTGGCCTGCATATTGTAAACGAATATGTACGCATGCATGGGGGTGTTGTCTCGGTAGTTGATAATGTGCCTGTGGGAAGTGTATTTACATTTACGCTTCCTTTTATTGAGGCCGATGCATCCGATGGGGAACCAATCCCAAATCAAATCCCTGAAGAGGAGGTTCCGGATCAACCGGAAAGCCCTAAAATTCCAACTAAGGCAACAATATTATTTGTAGATGACAATCGAGACCTTTGTGATTTTATGTCAGATAGCCTCTCTGATGAGTATGTTGTATTGACTGCGCATAACGGACAGGAAGCAATGGAACAATTGAATGCGTACGATGTAAATATTGTTGTAAGTGATGTAATGATGCCGAATATGAGTGGCACAGAGCTCTGTAAACTAATCAAAACGAATATTCTTTGGTCTCATATTCCGGTCATCCTGCTGACTGCCCGTACGGCTGAAGAATCTCAAATAGAAGGATTAGAGCTGGGGGCAGACGACTATATAACTAAACCATTTAATCTTAATATTCTAAAGCTACGTGTTCGTAAATTTATTGAATGGACGGAAAAGTGCCATATTGCTTTTAGTGAAAAGGTGGATATCTCTCCAAGCGAGATAACGATTACTTCATTAGATCAACAGTTAATAGAAAAAGCGATCAAAGTAGTTGAGGAAAATATGAGTGATACAGAATTTTCTGTTGAGACCCTGGGGTATGCAGTAGGAATGAGTCGTAGTCATTTATACAAGAAATTAATGAAT